The following nucleotide sequence is from Vibrio fluvialis.
TCAATGGCATCAGCATTGTCGCCATTGCGCAGTTCAATCAGTTTTTCAATAGCTTGCAGTAGTGTCTGACGCTCTTCTTCGGTCAGCAAATCGTCACCGTCTGCCTGCATGGCGGAAATCAGACCTTCAATCACGCGGTCGGCTTCCACACGCTGTTCAACCAGAGCACGCACCTGCATGTCATCTTTGGCGTGCGCCATCGAATCTTTCAGCATGTTGGCTACTTCGTCGTCACTCAGACCGTAAGACGGTTTGACCTGAATTTCTGACTGCACACCAGTGCTCTTTTCCATTGCAGTTACGGACAACAGTCCATCAGCATCGACCTGATACGTCACGCGAATGTGCGCCGCACCCGCTGCCATTGGTGGAATGCCTTTGAGCGAGAAACGCGCCAGCGAGCGGCAATCATCCACCAGTTCACGCTCGCCCTGCACCACGTGCACGCTCATCGCCGTTTGACCATCTTTAAAAGTGGTAAACTCTTGCGCGCGAGCAACAGGAATGGTGGTGTTGCGTGGAATGATTTTTTCCACCAGACCGCCCATGGTTTCGATACCCAGCGACAGTGGAATCACGTCCAGTAGCAACATTTCTGAATCCGGCTTGTTACCCGCCAGAATGTCCGCCTGAATCGCGGCACCAATCGCCACAACTTCATCCGGGTTGATGCTGGTCAGCGGTGTACGGCCAAAGAACTCGCCAACCATAGCACGTACGAATGGCGTTCGAGTGGAACCGCCCACCATCACAACTTCTAACACTTCGTCTGCGGCTACATCGGCATCTTTCAGTGCACGGCGGCACGCCATCAGCGTCTTTTTCACCAGCGGCTGAATCAGTTCATTCAGTGTTTCTCGACTAAGTGAACCGGACCATCCCAGCACATCAACTGGCGCTTCTTCGGCGTCAGTCAGGGCAATTTTTGCTTGTGTCGCCGCATTGATCAACGCGCGGTATTTATCAGCACTCAACTTTCCTTCCAAGCCCATTTGAGCTTGCAGGTGATCAGCAATCAAGTGGTCAAAATCATCACCGCCCAGCGCCGAATCGCCGCCTGTTGCCAACACCTCGAACACACCTTTAGAAAGGCGCAGAATCGAAATATCGAATGTACCACCACCCAGGTCATACACGGCGATCACGCCTTCCTGACCGGAGTCCAGGCCATAAGCAATCGCTGCTGCTGTTGGTTCGTTCAGCAGACGTAACACATGTAATCCGGCCAGATTCGCCGCATCTTTAGTGCCCGCACGCTGCGCGTCATCAAAGTAAGCCGGCACCGTGATCACCACGCCAGCCAGTTCACCGCCCAGAGTACTTTCAGCACGTTTCGCCAGTGATTTAAGAATGTCCGCAGAAACCTGAATCGGGTTCTTGTCACCCTGTTCGGTTTGCAGAATCGGCAGGCCGTTGTCACTCGCTTTAAAACGGTATGGCAGGTTGGTATAGCGAGTTTCAATATCTTGCAGTGAACGACCAATCAGGCGTTTCACCGAAATGATGGTGTTTTCAGGATCAGCCTGAGCTTTATCTCGTGCTTCGTAGCCAACCAAGCTTTCTTCGCCTGAGTAGTTCACGACGGAAGGCAGAATGCTTCTTCCTTGCTCATCAAGCAACGTGGTTGCGCTGCCGCTGCGTACGGATGCAACCAGTGAGTTGGTGGTTCCCAGGTCAATACCCGCGGCCAGTTTATGCTGGTGCGGCGCCGAACTTTGACCAGGTTCTGCAATCTGAAGTAATGCCATGGATGGGTCCTTTTATTTGAATTAGCCGAGCAGCTTGTCTTCGACTCGTTCTATTTCAGTTTTTAATTTGGCAATAAATTTAAGTTTACGTACGGTATCTGCGGCAGTTTCCCATTGCGCCTCGTTCAGCTCTTTTTCGACCTGAACCAGATGCTGCTTGTACATCTTGCTGACTTTGCCATCAAAATCAAACAAGGCACTTTCCGGATCTGCACGACTTTCGACCGCTTCAAGTTCTTCACGCAGTTCCATCTGTTCCATCAGGAACATCGGATCCTGAAGCGTTTGTTGCTCACCACGAAGCTCAACGCCATTTAAAGACAGCAGGTATTCTGCGCGATTGATTGGGCTTTTCAAAATTTGGTGGGCGTCATTAATCTGCGCCGCTTTCTGGACCGCCAACAGGCGATCCCGCTCAGACGCGGTGGCAAAATTATCCGGATGGAAACGCTTTTGCAACTCACGGAACTGAGAAGAAAGAAGGCTACCATCCAGATCAAACTGAGTTGGTAGCCCAAATAATTCAAAGTAATTCATGTAAAACCGGTCCTTAACATTCGGAGACAGGCAACCAATGGCTACCTGCAACACCGAGATTCAACCGTTAAACGTTGAAGCTTTCACCACAACCACATTCACTTTTCGCATTTGGGTTGTTGAACTCAAAACCTTCGTTTAACCCTTCTTTCTTATAATCGAGCTGAGTGCCGTCGAGATAAACCAGGCTCTTGCTGTCGATGATCACTTTCACACCATGATCTTCAAACACCTGATCTTCTTCGTTGAGTTCATCAACGAATTCCAACACGTAAGCCATACCAGAGCAGCCTGTGGTTTTTACACCCAGACGTAAACCGACACCTTTACCCCGGTTATCCAGGTAAGATTTCACTCGGCTTGCTGCGGTTTCGGTTAGGGTAATGGCCATACTACAACCTTTGATTCTCAATTAATTAAAGGGGGGAGCAGCCAGTGCTCCCTAATGAATTACAGTTCGTGTTTTTTCTTGTAATCAGCAACAGCCGCTTTGATTGCATCTTCTGCCAGAATTGAACAGTGAACTTTCACTGGTGGCAACTCAAGCTCTTCTGCAATTTCAGAGTTTTTGATTGCTGCTGCTTCATCGATAGATTTGCCTTTCACCCACTCAGTAACCAGTGAGCTTGACGCGATTGCGCTACCGCAGCCGTAAGTTTTGAACTTCGCATCTTCAATAATGCCTTCTGGAGACACTTTGATTTGCAGGCGCATTACGTCACCACAAGCCGGAGCGCCAACCATGCCGCTACCTACTGATGGG
It contains:
- the iscA gene encoding iron-sulfur cluster assembly protein IscA, with amino-acid sequence MAITLTETAASRVKSYLDNRGKGVGLRLGVKTTGCSGMAYVLEFVDELNEEDQVFEDHGVKVIIDSKSLVYLDGTQLDYKKEGLNEGFEFNNPNAKSECGCGESFNV
- the iscU gene encoding Fe-S cluster assembly scaffold IscU is translated as MAYSEKVIDHYENPRNVGSFDKEDPSVGSGMVGAPACGDVMRLQIKVSPEGIIEDAKFKTYGCGSAIASSSLVTEWVKGKSIDEAAAIKNSEIAEELELPPVKVHCSILAEDAIKAAVADYKKKHEL
- the hscA gene encoding Fe-S protein assembly chaperone HscA — its product is MALLQIAEPGQSSAPHQHKLAAGIDLGTTNSLVASVRSGSATTLLDEQGRSILPSVVNYSGEESLVGYEARDKAQADPENTIISVKRLIGRSLQDIETRYTNLPYRFKASDNGLPILQTEQGDKNPIQVSADILKSLAKRAESTLGGELAGVVITVPAYFDDAQRAGTKDAANLAGLHVLRLLNEPTAAAIAYGLDSGQEGVIAVYDLGGGTFDISILRLSKGVFEVLATGGDSALGGDDFDHLIADHLQAQMGLEGKLSADKYRALINAATQAKIALTDAEEAPVDVLGWSGSLSRETLNELIQPLVKKTLMACRRALKDADVAADEVLEVVMVGGSTRTPFVRAMVGEFFGRTPLTSINPDEVVAIGAAIQADILAGNKPDSEMLLLDVIPLSLGIETMGGLVEKIIPRNTTIPVARAQEFTTFKDGQTAMSVHVVQGERELVDDCRSLARFSLKGIPPMAAGAAHIRVTYQVDADGLLSVTAMEKSTGVQSEIQVKPSYGLSDDEVANMLKDSMAHAKDDMQVRALVEQRVEADRVIEGLISAMQADGDDLLTEEERQTLLQAIEKLIELRNGDNADAIEQGIKDTDKASQDFASRRMDKSIRAALAGHSVDEI
- the hscB gene encoding co-chaperone HscB, encoding MNYFELFGLPTQFDLDGSLLSSQFRELQKRFHPDNFATASERDRLLAVQKAAQINDAHQILKSPINRAEYLLSLNGVELRGEQQTLQDPMFLMEQMELREELEAVESRADPESALFDFDGKVSKMYKQHLVQVEKELNEAQWETAADTVRKLKFIAKLKTEIERVEDKLLG